Proteins encoded within one genomic window of Formosa agariphila KMM 3901:
- a CDS encoding asparaginase, with protein MTKSRPNILLIYTGGTIGMVKDFETGALRAFDFKNLLDRIPELKQLDCDIETFSFAEPIDSSNMNPKYWVEIAEIIESNYDAFDGFVVLHGSDTMSYTASALSFMLEHLAKPVVFTGSQLPIGDLRTDAKENLITSIHVASLQRYNKPVIKEVTLYFEYKLYRANRTTKINAEHFEAFASLNYPDLVTSGVHLKVNHDYLFKPNLKKSFKVHKVLDVNIALIKLFPGISEGVLQSIFNTPGLKGVVLETYGAGNCTTEQWFFDILKAAISKGIHIVNITQCSGGSVLMGQYQTSEQLKKMGVISGKDITSEAAICKLMYLLGQNVSAKVFKTIYETSLRGEMA; from the coding sequence ATGACGAAATCTAGACCAAACATTTTACTTATATACACGGGAGGAACCATTGGTATGGTTAAAGATTTTGAAACAGGAGCCTTAAGAGCCTTCGATTTTAAAAATTTGTTAGATCGGATTCCAGAATTAAAGCAGTTGGATTGCGATATTGAAACCTTTTCGTTTGCAGAACCTATAGATTCTAGTAACATGAACCCGAAATATTGGGTAGAAATTGCTGAAATTATAGAGTCTAATTACGATGCTTTCGACGGTTTTGTAGTACTACATGGAAGCGATACAATGAGTTATACTGCATCAGCTTTAAGTTTTATGTTAGAACATTTAGCAAAACCAGTAGTTTTTACAGGATCTCAATTACCAATCGGGGATTTGCGCACAGATGCCAAAGAAAATTTAATTACCTCTATTCATGTGGCGTCTTTACAACGTTATAATAAGCCCGTAATAAAGGAGGTTACCTTATATTTTGAATATAAATTATACCGAGCAAATCGTACAACTAAAATAAATGCCGAACATTTTGAAGCTTTTGCCTCTTTAAATTACCCCGATTTAGTTACCTCTGGTGTGCATTTAAAAGTGAATCACGATTATTTATTTAAGCCAAATCTTAAAAAAAGTTTTAAAGTTCATAAAGTTTTAGACGTCAATATTGCCTTAATAAAGCTTTTTCCAGGTATTTCTGAAGGCGTTTTACAAAGTATTTTTAACACTCCTGGGCTAAAAGGAGTGGTTTTGGAAACATATGGCGCAGGAAATTGCACCACCGAACAGTGGTTTTTTGATATTTTAAAAGCTGCAATTTCAAAAGGAATTCACATTGTAAATATTACTCAATGTTCGGGTGGAAGTGTGCTTATGGGGCAATATCAAACTAGTGAACAGCTAAAGAAAATGGGTGTTATTTCTGGAAAAGACATCACATCGGAGGCTGCAATATGTAAATTGATGTATTTACTTGGACAGAATGTTTCTGCTAAAGTATTCAAAACCATCTATGAAACATCTTTAAGAGGAGAAATGGCTTAA
- a CDS encoding MotA/TolQ/ExbB proton channel family protein — translation MKRLFSILAITLMVAFGTVNATTTSAAAVATTVVSSIQDDAAATATEDLGFHQELKKRFIEGGAGFMGIVLLCLILGLAIAIERIIFLNLSSTNTKKLTQKVEDALQSGGVEAAKEVCRNTKGPVASIFYQGLDRTDEGLEAAEKAVVAYGGVQMGQLEKNVSWISLFIALAPMLGFMGTVIGMIAAFDKIEAAGDMQPSLVAGGIKVALLTTVFGLIVAIILQIFYNYIIAKIDSIVNDMEDASITLMDLLIRHKK, via the coding sequence ATGAAAAGATTATTTTCTATCCTAGCCATTACACTTATGGTGGCATTCGGAACTGTTAATGCAACTACAACTAGCGCTGCTGCTGTAGCAACTACCGTAGTTTCTTCAATTCAAGATGATGCAGCCGCAACTGCAACTGAAGATTTAGGTTTTCACCAAGAATTAAAAAAACGTTTCATCGAAGGTGGAGCAGGATTCATGGGAATCGTACTATTATGTTTAATTCTAGGTTTAGCAATCGCTATTGAGAGAATTATCTTTTTAAATTTATCTTCAACAAACACTAAAAAATTAACTCAAAAAGTAGAAGACGCATTACAATCAGGTGGTGTTGAAGCTGCTAAGGAAGTTTGTAGAAATACAAAAGGACCTGTTGCTTCTATATTCTACCAAGGATTGGACAGAACTGACGAAGGTTTAGAAGCTGCTGAAAAAGCGGTTGTTGCTTACGGAGGTGTTCAAATGGGTCAATTAGAGAAAAACGTATCTTGGATATCATTATTTATCGCCTTAGCTCCGATGTTAGGATTCATGGGAACGGTAATTGGTATGATTGCTGCCTTCGATAAAATTGAAGCAGCTGGAGATATGCAACCATCACTTGTAGCAGGGGGTATTAAAGTAGCCTTATTAACAACTGTATTCGGTTTAATTGTTGCGATTATTCTTCAAATCTTTTACAATTACATTATTGCTAAAATTGATAGTATCGTTAACGATATGGAAGATGCTTCAATTACACTAATGGACTTGTTAATCAGACACAAGAAGTAA
- a CDS encoding ExbD/TolR family protein — MAKRSAPEVNAGSMADIAFLLLIFFLVTTTIETDSGLSRKLPPLDDTEQEDVIIKEKNIFQLTVNKNNDLLLATGGEEKVIEIKDLRTAAVNFLDNGGGVGKDACKNCQGSKNPSSSDNFDKAIISLQNDRATKYDVYIAVQNEILAAYNQLRNREFKKAYPNLDMNFVEADRKYSDPRTSSSEKESLKEKLESIKIMVPQKFSEAEPKKSN; from the coding sequence ATGGCAAAAAGATCAGCACCAGAAGTTAATGCAGGCTCTATGGCTGACATCGCTTTCTTACTTTTAATATTTTTCTTAGTAACTACAACTATTGAAACCGATTCAGGTTTAAGTAGAAAACTTCCACCTTTGGACGATACAGAACAAGAAGATGTAATCATTAAGGAGAAGAATATTTTCCAATTAACAGTAAACAAAAATAACGACTTATTATTGGCTACTGGAGGAGAGGAAAAAGTTATTGAAATTAAAGATTTGCGTACAGCTGCCGTTAACTTTCTAGATAATGGTGGAGGAGTTGGAAAAGATGCTTGTAAAAATTGTCAAGGAAGTAAAAACCCTAGTTCATCAGACAATTTTGATAAAGCGATTATCTCTTTGCAAAATGATAGAGCAACAAAATATGATGTGTACATTGCTGTACAGAATGAAATATTAGCTGCTTATAATCAATTAAGAAATAGAGAGTTTAAAAAAGCTTATCCTAATCTTGATATGAATTTTGTTGAAGCAGATAGAAAATATTCTGACCCAAGAACGTCATCTTCAGAAAAGGAAAGCTTAAAAGAAAAGTTAGAGAGCATTAAAATAATGGTTCCTCAAAAGTTTTCTGAAGCAGAGCCAAAAAAGTCTAATTAG
- a CDS encoding ExbD/TolR family protein, whose protein sequence is MSKFKKKKGGDLPAISTASLPDIVFMLLFFFMVATVMRQNTLMIENKLPAADQVEKLDKKDLVMYIYAGKPSERFQSQFGTESRIQLNDKFADVSEIASFIASERASKREELVPFLTTALKVDSKANMGLVSDIKQELRKVNALKINYTTRKGDALSGLNN, encoded by the coding sequence ATGTCTAAATTTAAAAAGAAAAAAGGAGGAGATTTACCTGCAATATCTACCGCATCATTACCAGATATTGTATTTATGTTATTATTCTTCTTTATGGTGGCTACTGTAATGAGACAAAATACTCTAATGATTGAAAATAAATTACCTGCTGCAGATCAAGTTGAAAAGCTTGATAAAAAAGATTTGGTAATGTATATCTATGCAGGGAAACCTAGCGAGAGATTTCAAAGTCAATTTGGTACAGAGTCTAGAATTCAATTAAATGATAAATTCGCGGATGTTTCTGAAATTGCATCATTTATTGCATCAGAAAGAGCATCTAAACGTGAAGAATTAGTACCATTTTTAACAACTGCTTTAAAAGTAGATAGTAAAGCCAATATGGGATTAGTATCAGACATAAAGCAAGAGTTACGTAAAGTAAATGCGCTAAAAATAAATTATACAACTAGAAAGGGTGATGCACTATCTGGTTTAAATAACTAA
- a CDS encoding porin family protein produces MKNYSILILILSLWIPNFSFSQAEIKNDLNLPDQAIDSLYKEDQFYVGINYNILVNRPSGVSQSGFSIGVQGGFIKDMPLNKQRNIAIGIGIGYSYNSYNQNLGIIKDDSGNTNYFVLDDTFEYDYSKNNFYQHVVELPIEFRWRTSTPESYRFWRVYTGFKLGYAFSDICNFQGEPGKLRYTNIDGFNDLQYGLTLSVGYNTWNFYVYYALNPIFKDDVKTYIKQEHIDMSVIKLGLIFYLL; encoded by the coding sequence ATGAAAAATTATTCTATACTTATTTTAATATTATCCCTTTGGATTCCTAATTTCAGTTTTTCTCAGGCCGAAATTAAGAACGATTTGAATTTGCCTGACCAAGCTATAGATTCATTATACAAAGAGGACCAATTCTATGTAGGTATTAATTATAATATATTAGTAAATAGGCCCTCAGGTGTTAGCCAATCGGGATTCTCTATTGGTGTTCAAGGTGGGTTTATAAAGGATATGCCGTTAAATAAGCAACGTAATATTGCTATTGGTATTGGTATAGGGTATTCTTATAATTCGTACAATCAGAATCTTGGAATTATTAAAGACGATAGTGGTAACACCAATTATTTTGTGCTCGACGATACGTTTGAATATGACTATTCTAAAAATAATTTTTATCAGCATGTGGTAGAGTTGCCAATAGAATTTAGATGGCGAACTTCTACACCTGAGAGTTATCGATTTTGGCGTGTTTATACCGGTTTTAAATTAGGTTATGCATTTTCTGATATTTGTAATTTTCAAGGTGAACCAGGTAAGTTACGATATACAAATATTGATGGCTTCAATGATTTACAATATGGCTTAACGTTGAGTGTGGGGTATAATACTTGGAATTTTTATGTCTATTATGCTTTAAATCCTATTTTTAAAGATGATGTAAAAACCTATATTAAACAGGAACACATAGATATGAGTGTTATTAAATTGGGATTGATATTTTATTTATTATAA